Proteins encoded within one genomic window of Hermetia illucens chromosome 2, iHerIll2.2.curated.20191125, whole genome shotgun sequence:
- the LOC119648800 gene encoding opsin Rh4-like isoform X4: MDPLWNSSFFRPEARTSPETRLLGWNVPPNDLRYIHEHWLVYPEPPASMHYLLAIVYMFFFFASMIGNGLVIWVFLRAKSLRTPSNIFVLNLAICDFIMMCKTPIFIYNSFHRGFALGKFWCQVFAFVGSLSGIGGGMTNAVIGYDRYNVIARPMDGHLSFKKAIFFVLLIWAYTLPWAILPLTETWGRFVPEGYLTSCTFDYLTDNFDTKLFVGSIFTCSYVIPMIMIIYFYSQIVSHVFSHEKALREQAKKMNVESLRSNQDKNKQSAEIRIAKAAITICFLFVASWTPYGVMSLIGAFGDRNLLTPGVTMIPACTCKLVACIDPYVYAISHPKYRIELQKRLPWLAINEKEPETASTNTATTAENNTTAA; encoded by the exons ATGGATCCACTTTGGAATTCATCATTTTTCAGACCAGAGGCACG GACTTCGCCTGAAACTCGACTGTTAGGATGGAACGTCCCGCCAAACGATCTAAGATATATCCACGAACATTGGCTTGTATACCCAGAACCACCAGCTTCCATGCACTATTTGTTGGCAATAGTCtacatgtttttctttttcgcatCCATGATTGGTAATGGACTTGTGATATGGGTCTTTCTAAG GGCCAAATCTCTTCGAACCCCATCGAATATTTTCGTCCTGAACTTGGCAATATGTGATTTTATAATGATGTGTAAAACACCGATTTTCATATACAACTCCTTCCATCGAGGATTTGCATTGGGAAAGTTTTGGTGTCAAGTTTTCGCATTTGTTGGATCCTTATCCGGAATAGGTGGCGGCATGACAAACGCTGTTATTGGGTACGATAGATATAATGTTATTGCTCGGCCAATGGACGGTCACCTTTCGTTTAAGAAAGCCATTTTCTTTGTTCTCCTAATATGGGCATATACTTTGCCATGGGCAATACTTCCACTTACGGAAACGTGGGGACGATTTGTACCAG AGGGTTACCTGACATCATGCACTTTCGACTACTTAACCGACAACTTCGACACAAAGCTGTTCGTAGGATCGATTTTCACCTGCAGCTACGTTATCCCGATGATTATGATCATCTATTTCTACAGTCAGATCGTGAGCCACGTCTTTAGTCATGAAAAGGCACTCCGCGAACAGGCCAAAAAGATGAATGTAGAGTCACTGCGCTCAAACCAGGACAAAAATAAACAATCTGCTGAAATACGGATAGCAAAAGCTGCTATAACTATTTGCTTTTTGTTCGTCGCTTCGTGGACTCCTTATGGCGTGATGTCCTTAATTGGGGCATTCGGAGATCGAAATCTTCTTACACCCGGAGTCACAATGATTCCAGCTTGCACATGCAAACTAGTGGCCTGTATAGATCCTTACGTGTACGCGATAAGCCATCCGAAATACCGAATTGAATTGCAAAAGAGATTACCATGGCTGGCCATCAATGAGAAAGAACCCGAGACCGCGTCCACCAATACAGCAACCACCGCTGAAAACAATACAACGGCAGCGTAA
- the LOC119648800 gene encoding opsin Rh4-like isoform X3, with protein sequence MHYLLAIVYMFFFFASMIGNGLVIWVFLSAKSLRTPSNVFVVNLAICDFLMMIKAPIFIYNSFRKGFALGPGGCQVFAFIGAMSGIGAGMTNAFIASDRYNVIARPLEGKLSHTKAFLMVMLIWLYATPWAVLPLVEFWGRFVPEGYLTSCTFDYLTDNFDTKLFVGSIFTCSYVIPMIMIIYFYSQIVSHVFSHEKALREQAKKMNVESLRSNQDKNKQSAEIRIAKAAITICFLFVASWTPYGVMSLIGAFGDRNLLTPGVTMIPACTCKLVACIDPYVYAISHPKYRIELQKRLPWLAINEKEPETASTNTATTAENNTTAA encoded by the exons ATGCACTATTTGTTGGCAATAGTCtacatgtttttctttttcgcatCCATGATTGGTAATGGACTTGTGATATGGGTCTTTCTAAG TGCGAAATCACTACGGACACCATCCAATGTTTTCGTTGTTAATTTGGCCATTTGTGACttcttgatgatgataaaagcgCCAATTTTTATATACAACTCATTCCGGAAGGGTTTTGCTCTGGGACCCGGAGGATGTCAGGTATTCGCTTTTATTGGAGCCATGTCAGGAATTGGAGCAGGAATGACAAATGCATTTATTGCAAGTGATCGATACAATGTGATTGCACGACCGCTGGAGGGAAAGCTAAGTCATACCAAGGCTTTTTTGATGGTGATGCTAATTTGGCTTTATGCTACACCGTGGGCTGTTCTACCGCTAGTGGAGTTTTGGGGAAGATTCGTACCAG AGGGTTACCTGACATCATGCACTTTCGACTACTTAACCGACAACTTCGACACAAAGCTGTTCGTAGGATCGATTTTCACCTGCAGCTACGTTATCCCGATGATTATGATCATCTATTTCTACAGTCAGATCGTGAGCCACGTCTTTAGTCATGAAAAGGCACTCCGCGAACAGGCCAAAAAGATGAATGTAGAGTCACTGCGCTCAAACCAGGACAAAAATAAACAATCTGCTGAAATACGGATAGCAAAAGCTGCTATAACTATTTGCTTTTTGTTCGTCGCTTCGTGGACTCCTTATGGCGTGATGTCCTTAATTGGGGCATTCGGAGATCGAAATCTTCTTACACCCGGAGTCACAATGATTCCAGCTTGCACATGCAAACTAGTGGCCTGTATAGATCCTTACGTGTACGCGATAAGCCATCCGAAATACCGAATTGAATTGCAAAAGAGATTACCATGGCTGGCCATCAATGAGAAAGAACCCGAGACCGCGTCCACCAATACAGCAACCACCGCTGAAAACAATACAACGGCAGCGTAA
- the LOC119648800 gene encoding opsin Rh4-like isoform X2, with amino-acid sequence MEVPYNFSLLQPRPWRADVKFLGWNVPPEELPNIPEYWLTQKEPEPHMHYLLAVLYIGFMFASVIGNGLVLWIFAGAKSLRTPSNIFVLNLAICDFIMMCKTPIFIYNSFHRGFALGKFWCQVFAFVGSLSGIGGGMTNAVIGYDRYNVIARPMDGHLSFKKAIFFVLLIWAYTLPWAILPLTETWGRFVPEGYLTSCTFDYLTDNFDTKLFVGSIFTCSYVIPMIMIIYFYSQIVSHVFSHEKALREQAKKMNVESLRSNQDKNKQSAEIRIAKAAITICFLFVASWTPYGVMSLIGAFGDRNLLTPGVTMIPACTCKLVACIDPYVYAISHPKYRIELQKRLPWLAINEKEPETASTNTATTAENNTTAA; translated from the exons ATGGAAGTGCCTTATAATTTTTCGCTTCTGCAACCACGGCCATG GAGAGCGGATGTGAAATTTCTGGGTTGGAACGTCCCACCGGAGGAACTTCCGAATATTCCCGAATATTGGCTAACACAAAAGGAACCGGAGCCTCACATGCACTATCTGCTGGCGGTTCTATACATAGGATTCATGTTTGCATCAGTTATCGGAAACGGTCTCGTCCTCTGGATATTTGCTGG GGCCAAATCTCTTCGAACCCCATCGAATATTTTCGTCCTGAACTTGGCAATATGTGATTTTATAATGATGTGTAAAACACCGATTTTCATATACAACTCCTTCCATCGAGGATTTGCATTGGGAAAGTTTTGGTGTCAAGTTTTCGCATTTGTTGGATCCTTATCCGGAATAGGTGGCGGCATGACAAACGCTGTTATTGGGTACGATAGATATAATGTTATTGCTCGGCCAATGGACGGTCACCTTTCGTTTAAGAAAGCCATTTTCTTTGTTCTCCTAATATGGGCATATACTTTGCCATGGGCAATACTTCCACTTACGGAAACGTGGGGACGATTTGTACCAG AGGGTTACCTGACATCATGCACTTTCGACTACTTAACCGACAACTTCGACACAAAGCTGTTCGTAGGATCGATTTTCACCTGCAGCTACGTTATCCCGATGATTATGATCATCTATTTCTACAGTCAGATCGTGAGCCACGTCTTTAGTCATGAAAAGGCACTCCGCGAACAGGCCAAAAAGATGAATGTAGAGTCACTGCGCTCAAACCAGGACAAAAATAAACAATCTGCTGAAATACGGATAGCAAAAGCTGCTATAACTATTTGCTTTTTGTTCGTCGCTTCGTGGACTCCTTATGGCGTGATGTCCTTAATTGGGGCATTCGGAGATCGAAATCTTCTTACACCCGGAGTCACAATGATTCCAGCTTGCACATGCAAACTAGTGGCCTGTATAGATCCTTACGTGTACGCGATAAGCCATCCGAAATACCGAATTGAATTGCAAAAGAGATTACCATGGCTGGCCATCAATGAGAAAGAACCCGAGACCGCGTCCACCAATACAGCAACCACCGCTGAAAACAATACAACGGCAGCGTAA
- the LOC119648800 gene encoding opsin Rh3-like isoform X1: MDPLWNSSFFRPEARTSPETRLLGWNVPPNDLRYIHEHWLVYPEPPASMHYLLAIVYMFFFFASMIGNGLVIWVFLSAKSLRTPSNVFVVNLAICDFLMMIKAPIFIYNSFRKGFALGPGGCQVFAFIGAMSGIGAGMTNAFIASDRYNVIARPLEGKLSHTKAFLMVMLIWLYATPWAVLPLVEFWGRFVPEGYLTSCTFDYLTDNFDTKLFVGSIFTCSYVIPMIMIIYFYSQIVSHVFSHEKALREQAKKMNVESLRSNQDKNKQSAEIRIAKAAITICFLFVASWTPYGVMSLIGAFGDRNLLTPGVTMIPACTCKLVACIDPYVYAISHPKYRIELQKRLPWLAINEKEPETASTNTATTAENNTTAA, translated from the exons ATGGATCCACTTTGGAATTCATCATTTTTCAGACCAGAGGCACG GACTTCGCCTGAAACTCGACTGTTAGGATGGAACGTCCCGCCAAACGATCTAAGATATATCCACGAACATTGGCTTGTATACCCAGAACCACCAGCTTCCATGCACTATTTGTTGGCAATAGTCtacatgtttttctttttcgcatCCATGATTGGTAATGGACTTGTGATATGGGTCTTTCTAAG TGCGAAATCACTACGGACACCATCCAATGTTTTCGTTGTTAATTTGGCCATTTGTGACttcttgatgatgataaaagcgCCAATTTTTATATACAACTCATTCCGGAAGGGTTTTGCTCTGGGACCCGGAGGATGTCAGGTATTCGCTTTTATTGGAGCCATGTCAGGAATTGGAGCAGGAATGACAAATGCATTTATTGCAAGTGATCGATACAATGTGATTGCACGACCGCTGGAGGGAAAGCTAAGTCATACCAAGGCTTTTTTGATGGTGATGCTAATTTGGCTTTATGCTACACCGTGGGCTGTTCTACCGCTAGTGGAGTTTTGGGGAAGATTCGTACCAG AGGGTTACCTGACATCATGCACTTTCGACTACTTAACCGACAACTTCGACACAAAGCTGTTCGTAGGATCGATTTTCACCTGCAGCTACGTTATCCCGATGATTATGATCATCTATTTCTACAGTCAGATCGTGAGCCACGTCTTTAGTCATGAAAAGGCACTCCGCGAACAGGCCAAAAAGATGAATGTAGAGTCACTGCGCTCAAACCAGGACAAAAATAAACAATCTGCTGAAATACGGATAGCAAAAGCTGCTATAACTATTTGCTTTTTGTTCGTCGCTTCGTGGACTCCTTATGGCGTGATGTCCTTAATTGGGGCATTCGGAGATCGAAATCTTCTTACACCCGGAGTCACAATGATTCCAGCTTGCACATGCAAACTAGTGGCCTGTATAGATCCTTACGTGTACGCGATAAGCCATCCGAAATACCGAATTGAATTGCAAAAGAGATTACCATGGCTGGCCATCAATGAGAAAGAACCCGAGACCGCGTCCACCAATACAGCAACCACCGCTGAAAACAATACAACGGCAGCGTAA
- the LOC119648801 gene encoding E3 ubiquitin-protein ligase sina: MSNKINPKRREAPNASSSSSSSLSSAGGGDGGIPADLASLFECPVCFDYVLPPILQCQSGHLVCSSCRSKLTCCPTCRGSLGNIRNLAMEKVASNVKFPCKHSSYGCTVSLIYTEKTEHEETCEFRPYLCPCPGASCKWQGPLELVMPHLMMSHKSITTLQGEDIVFLATDINLPGAVDWVMMQSCFGHHFMLVLEKQEKFDGHQQFFAIVQLIGSRKEAENFAYRLELNGNRRRLTWEAMPRSIHEGVASAILNSDCLVFDTAIAQLFADNGNLGINVTISVV, encoded by the coding sequence ATGTCGAATAAAATCAATCCGAAACGCCGCGAAGCGCCGAACGCATCGTCCTCTTCGAGTTCATCGCTCTCGTCAGCGGGCGGAGGCGACGGCGGAATCCCAGCTGATTTGGCATCCCTTTTCGAGTGTCCCGTTTGCTTTGATTATGTCCTGCCGCCGATTCTACAGTGCCAGAGCGGCCACCTAGTATGTTCGTCATGCCGCTCGAAGTTGACCTGCTGCCCGACTTGTCGCGGATCGCTGGGCAACATTCGAAATCTGGCCATGGAAAAAGTGGCTTCCAATGTGAAATTCCCATGTAAGCACTCGAGTTATGGCTGTACCGTTTCGTTAATTTACACAGAGAAGACCGAGCACGAGGAGACATGCGAATTCCGCCCGTACCTCTGTCCGTGCCCGGGAGCATCTTGCAAATGGCAAGGACCCCTGGAGCTTGTAATGCCACATCTGATGATGTCTCACAAGAGCATAACAACGTTGCAAGGTGAAGACATTGTGTTCCTCGCTACAGATATAAACTTGCCCGGCGCCGTGGACTGGGTTATGATGCAGTCCTGCTTCGGTCACCACTTCATGCTCGTACTGGAGAAACAGGAGAAATTCGATGGTCACCAGCAGTTTTTCGCAATAGTTCAGTTGATTGGTTCGCGGAAGGAGGCCGAGAACTTTGCGTATCGCCTGGAGCTGAATGGGAACCGGCGACGACTGACATGGGAAGCAATGCCGCGATCTATCCACGAAGGTGTAGCGAGCGCAATCCTTAACTCAGATTGTCTGGTCTTCGACACAGCTATCGCCCAGCTATTTGCCGACAACGGGAACCTGGGAATCAATGTAACAATTTCCGTCGTTTAA
- the LOC119648804 gene encoding EKC/KEOPS complex subunit TP53RK — MPEELFKQGAEAKLYLEDYNGQQCLVKERFPKKYRHPTLDNQITKERMRAESKAVTRCTAAGVRVPKVFQMDLNTRKIHMEYFEKSITAKDFINQQIVVLPEAKCNAALDILCSRIGEGIGKMHKNHIIHGDLTTSNFLIDPKKEDFSDYELVFIDFGLSHYSESVEDKGVDLYVLERALLSTHSNIDDLFPKILKKYEEEYSEESKEVIARFEEVRARGRKRTMIG; from the coding sequence atgcCGGAGGAGTTATTCAAGCAGGGTGCAGAGGCGAAACTCTATTTAGAAGACTATAATGGCCAACAATGCCTAGTCAAGGAAAGATTCCCAAAAAAGTACCGACATCCTACGCTTGACAACCAAATTACTAAAGAGCGAATGCGGGCAGAATCCAAGGCTGTGACAAGGTGCACTGCGGCAGGGGTCCGAGTTCCAAAAGTATTTCAAATGGATCTCAACACCAGGAAAATTCATATGGAATATTTCGAGAAAAGCATCACCGCCAAGGACTTCATCAATCAGCAAATTGTTGTTTTACCAGAAGCAAAGTGCAACGCAGCTCTGGATATACTTTGCTCCAGAATTGGAGAAGGAATTGGAAAGATGCACAAGAATCACATTATCCACGGGGATCTTACCACGTCGAATTTCCTGATTGACCCAAAAAAGGAGGATTTCAGCGACTATGAGCTGGTATTCATTGATTTCGGCTTGTCGCACTATAGCGAGAGTGTAGAGGACAAAGGTGTTGATTTATACGTTTTAGAGCGGGCCCTGCTTAGTACTCACAGTAATATCGATGATCTGTTCCCAAAAATATTGAAGAAGTATGAAGAGGAGTATAGTGAGGAGAGCAAAGAAGTCATTGCACGATTTGAGGAGGTTCGGGCAAGAGGGCGTAAAAGAACAATGATAGGATAA
- the LOC119648803 gene encoding tropinone reductase-like 3 → MQRLTGKVAIVTASSYGIGFAIAKRLAEEGACVTICSRDAANVNRALERLRESTFNVLGIQCHVANASQRKRLFDETIQRFGRLDILVSNAATNPAVKPILDCEESAWDKIFEVNVKSSFFLVKEALPYMRKQGAGGSVVIVSSIVGYDPPKNLGAYSVSKTALLGLTKAASKQLSKEGIRVNCIAPGIIETRFSSSLIREKGGKALRAIAMGRFGKPDELAGVVAFLVSDDASYITGETIVAGGGLASRL, encoded by the exons ATGCAAAGACTTACTGGCAAAGTAGCTATAGTCACCGCTTCTAGTTATGG GATTGGCTTCGCTATAGCGAAACGTCTGGCCGAAGAAGGGGCTTGTGTGACTATTTGTAGTAGAGACGCAGCCAATGTGAATCGTGCGCTTGAAAGGTTGAGGGAGTCCACTTTCAATGTTCTCGGGATCCAATGTCATGTAGCCAATGCATCCCAAAGGAAACGACTATTTGACGAAACTATTCAGAGGTTTGGCAGGCTTGATATACTCGTTTCGAATGCCGCTACAAATCCCGCAGTAAAGCCTATCCTAGATTGCGAAGAGTCCGCCTGGGacaagatttttgaagtgaatgTCAAGTCTTCATTCTTCCTTGTTAAGGAGGCTCTGCCTTATATGAGAAAGCAAGGGGCTGGTGGGAGTGTTGTGATCGTTTCATCAATAGTTGGATATGATCCACCCAAA AATTTAGGGGCGTATTCCGTAAGCAAAACAGCACTACTTGGTCTAACGAAAGCAGCTAGTAAACAATTGTCGAAGGAAGGTATTCGCGTAAATTGCATTGCACCGGGAATTATTGAAACAAGATTTTCATCATCG TTAATTagagaaaaaggaggaaaagcCTTACGAGCTATTGCAATGGGTCGGTTCGGTAAACCGGACGAATTAGCTGGCGTAGTAGCTTTTCTCGTGTCTGACGACGCCAGTTATATAACTGGAGAAACAATCGTTGCCGGTGGAGGACTAGCAAGCCGATTATAA